A single region of the Micropterus dolomieu isolate WLL.071019.BEF.003 ecotype Adirondacks linkage group LG02, ASM2129224v1, whole genome shotgun sequence genome encodes:
- the ube2z gene encoding ubiquitin-conjugating enzyme E2 Z — translation MADSFGEQSSGGALGLGVTGLPTLANSLPGGHSAASGTLSSSNPASPAPAAAAQSGLTALVAPLSAVTATPASFGNTFTPGSSPPVVAVSQTVHASSPLTGVGLGVGGVAGAGLLSQIHATSWDPTLSTDWDNEKASQQCILRIKRDIMSIYKEPPPGMFVVPDPQDMTKIHALITGPFDTPYEGGFFLFLFRCPPDYPIHPPRVKLITTGHNTVRFNPNFYRNGKVCLSILGTWTGPAWSPAQSISSVLISIQSLMTENPYHNEPGFEQERHPGDSKNYNECIRHETMRVAVCDMLEGKVPCPEALWSVMEKSFLEYYDFYEGVCKERLHLQGQNMQDPFGEKRGRFDYQGLLARLSTTHRRIREKSLAEDDHNDDSESDTSSSGTDPDSQGSSQP, via the exons ATGGCGGACAGCTTCGGAGAGCAGTCCAGCGGCGGTGCCCTTGGCTTAGGCGTTACCGGACTGCCGACTTTGGCTAACTCTCTGCCGGGGGGCCACTCTGCAGCCAGCGGTACTCTCTCCAGCTCCAACCCTGCGTCCCCTGCCCCCGCCGCGGCCGCGCAGAGTGGCCTAACCGCTTTGGTGGCGCCTCTGTCCGCTGTCACTGCTACCCCAGCCAGTTTTGGGAACACGTTCACCCCCGGCTCATCGCCCCCCGTCGTGGCCGTGTCTCAGACCGTACACGCCTCCTCGCCTCTCACCGGTGTTGGGTTAGGGGTCGGCGGGGTGGCAGGAGCGGGCCTGTTGTCCCAAATCCACGCTACTTCCTGGGACCCGACCCTAAGCACGGACTGGGACAACGAGAAGGCTTCTCAGCAGTGCATCCTGAGGATAAAGAG gGATATCATGTCCATCTACAAGGAACCTCCACCGGGGATGTTTGTTGTCCCTGATCCTCAAGACATGACCAAG ATCCATGCCCTGATCACAGGCCCATTCGACACACCGTACGAGGGCggcttcttcctcttcctgttccGCTGCCCTCCCGACTACCCCATCCACCCGCCGCGGGTCAAGCTCATCACCACCGGACACAACACCGTCCGCTTCAACCCCAACTTTTACCGCAACGGCAAGGTCTGCCTCAGCATCCTGGG gacATGGACAGGCCCAGCATGGAGTCCAGCCCAGAGTATCTCATCTGTCCTCATCTCCATTCAGTCTCTGATGACGGAGAACCCCTATCACAACGAACCTGGCTTTGAACAG GAACGCCACCCAGGGGACAGTAAGAACTACAACGAGTGCATCCGCCATGAAACCATGAGGGTGGCTGTGTGTGACATGCTGGAGGGCAAAGTCCCCTGTCCTGAAGCTCTGTG gagTGTGATGGAAAAGTCCTTCCTAGAATACTATGATTTCTATGAGGGAGTCTGCAAAGAGAGACTCCATCTACAGGGACAGAACATGCAG GACCCATTTGGCGAGAAGCGTGGTCGTTTTGACTACCAGGGCCTGCTGGCTCGCCTCAGCACCACCCACAGGCGGATACGGGAGAAAAGCCTGGCGGAGGACGACCACAACGACGATTCAGAGTCGGACACCAGCTCCTCGGGGACGGACCCCGACAGCCAGGGCAGCTCTCAGCCCTGA